A region from the Nocardioides coralli genome encodes:
- a CDS encoding SRPBCC family protein, producing the protein MATHVAQSRTVPLPPEQVAHRVLTAPLEAVIRRRYAAIAPVRETRDGPAEWGEVGQSRRIVLTDGSTVLETLTQVDPPHAFGYDLTEVTGPMAPIAERVEGRWSFEPVGTGCRVTWAWTIHPAGRMGALATPLVGLMFRGYARRVLEDVERHLLAEHGHA; encoded by the coding sequence ATGGCCACCCACGTCGCGCAGTCGCGCACCGTCCCGCTGCCGCCCGAGCAGGTCGCCCACCGGGTGCTCACCGCACCCCTCGAGGCGGTGATCCGCCGGCGGTACGCCGCCATCGCCCCCGTCCGCGAGACCCGCGACGGCCCCGCCGAGTGGGGAGAGGTCGGCCAGTCCCGCCGCATCGTGCTCACCGACGGCAGCACCGTCCTGGAGACGCTGACCCAGGTCGATCCACCCCACGCCTTCGGCTACGACCTGACCGAGGTGACCGGCCCGATGGCGCCGATCGCCGAGCGGGTGGAGGGTCGCTGGAGCTTCGAGCCGGTCGGCACCGGCTGTCGCGTCACCTGGGCCTGGACCATCCACCCGGCGGGCCGCATGGGCGCCCTGGCGACGCCGCTGGTGGGGCTGATGTTCAGGGGCTACGCCCGTCGGGTCCTCGAGGACGTGGAGCGACACCTGCTCGCCGAGCACGGCCACGCCTGA